A window of Cheilinus undulatus linkage group 1, ASM1832078v1, whole genome shotgun sequence contains these coding sequences:
- the cmtr2 gene encoding cap-specific mRNA (nucleoside-2'-O-)-methyltransferase 2 codes for MSSGNGTRKKASKLHHFNNMVALDQDTQTEIQSLFSKVRTYVKPSDGEWCLPDPNAALRHSAEEHSRLQDLKVSLNAVKNQLSDKNVQVWHQHTNSTNRAGKVISAVRSAAGAEVCTQAWCKFYEILGTFSLLPEEALQNGELNTVHLCEAPGAFITALNHYIKTSESTRYCDWSWAANTLNPYHEANGGSTTIADDRLIANTLPWWFFGSDNTGNIMLQKHLLELQVFVANMRRVDLVTADGSFDCQENPDEQEALVASLHYCEVTAALLLLSPGGSFVLKMFTLYEHSSVCLLYLLNCCFHSVNIFKPATSKAGNSEVYVVCLNYNRKEDVRPLLSKLIRNYGPNMADREALFPKSLLPEWFLKQHEEVSSYFHALQVETITENLHLFEGMSEELRQRLDYIRDCAAQEYLQRFQVSFLPRSRWISRNTVSPACCSTSAGRPLGQKKQTGSFNERRELQTLSWRERIKRGCYVTVIKRHHTETDGSSCTLEGPLTECQVDSWYVIVGAALPAVRNSPFCDGGLLNHLNEALMDTTVDWTHIPPCESCSGVSAASILSEVASLCENKKKRQCLVFGSRSIWGENQHEDLVLTFSAEPSLPQRGCILLHDGEPLYQQQLIACVLSSLQSLNSGDALLLPVLSAFTRVTAAVVLCLHVCFHSVTFRHPPPSGVGTVLVCVGFCPESAAQILPVLTDVHDCMGQLFRGEERSGKNLQSECGTQVLQFVTMEELLTGGLTEFLWTMNSEIIQQKLHLLM; via the exons ATGAGCTCAGGCAATGGGACCAGAAAGAAAGCCAGCAAGCTGCACCACTTCAACAACATGGTGGCGTTGGATCAGGACACACAAACTGAGATTCAGAGTCTTTTTAGTAAAGTTAGAACCTATGTGAAACCATCCGATGGGGAGTGGTGCCTCCCAGACCCGAATGCTGCTCTCAGACACTCTGCAGAGGAGCACAGCCGGCTGCAGGACCTTAAGGTATCACTGAACGCTGTAAAGAACCAGCTCAGCGATAAGAATGTCCAGGTCTGGCACCAGCACACCAACTCCACAAATCGAGCTGGGAAGGTGATCTCTGCAGTCCGTTCTGCTGCTGGTGCTGAGGTCTGCACCCAGGCCTGGTGCAAGTTCTATGAGATCCTGGGAACCTTCAGTCTTCTTCCAGAGGAAGCGCTTCAAAATGGAGAGCTGAACACAGTCCATCTGTGTGAGGCTCCTGGAGCCTTCATTACCGCTCTGAACCACTACATCAAAACCAGCGAGTCCACACGCTACTGTGACTGGAGCTGGGCCGCCAACACTCTCAACCCCTACCATGAGGCTAATGGAGGGAGCACCACCATCGCAGACGATCGACTGATTGCCAACACGCTGCCCTGGTGGTTCTTTGGTTCAGATAACACAGGAAACATCATGCTGCAGAAACATCTGCTGGAGCTGCAGGTGTTTGTGGCCAACATGCGCAGAGTGGACTTGGTGACAGCAGATGGAAGTTTTGACTGTCAGGAGAACCCGGATGAACAGGAGGCGTTGGTGGCGTCGCTTCATTACTGTGAGGTCACGGCCGCTTTGCTGCTCCTCAGCCCAGGTGGCTCTTTTGTTCTGAAGATGTTCACCCTGTATGAACACTCCTCTGTCTGCCTACTCTACCTGCTGAACTGCTGTTTCCACTCTGTCAACATCTTTAAACCGGCAACCAGCAAAGCAGGAAACTCTGAGGTTTACGTTGTTTGTCTGAACTACAACAGGAAAGAAGACGTGAGGCCTCTGCTTTCAAAACTGATACGTAACTACGGGCCAAATATGGCTGACAGAGAGGCACTTTTCCCAAAATCTCTTCTCCCAGAATGGTTTCTGAAGCAGCACGAAGAAGTGAGCTCATACTTCCACGCGCTGCAGGTGGAGACGATCACAGAAAACCTGCATCTGTTTGAAGGAATGAGCGAGGAGCTGAGGCAGAGGCTGGACTACATCAGGGATTGCGCAGCTCAGGAATATCTGCAGCGTTTTCAG GTGAGCTTCCTCCCCCGGAGTCGGTGGATCTCTCGTAACACAGTGAGTCCTGCCTGCTGCAGCACCTCAGCGGGCCGGCCTCTGGGACAGAAGAAGCAAACAGGCTCCTTCAACGAGCGCAGGGAATTACAAACCCTGAGCTGGAGGGAGCGCATCAAGAGGGGTTGCTATGTCACAGTGATAAAGAGACACCACACTGAGACTGATGGGAGCAGCTGCACGCTGGAGGGACCCCTGACTGAGTGTCAGGTGGATTCTTGGTATGTTATTGTTGGAGCTGCGCTGCCTGCGGTCAGAAACTCTCCATTCTGTGACGGTGGATTGTTAAACCACCTAAATGAAGCCCTCATGGACACAACAGTAGACTGGACTCACATACCTCCCTGTGAGTCTTGTAGCGGGGTCTCTGCAGCCTCCATCCTGTCTGAAGTTGCAAGTCTCTGTGAGAATAAGAAAAAGCGACAGTGTCTGGTGTTTGGCAGCCGATCCATCTGGGGTGAAAACCAGCATGAGGATTTAGTGTTAACATTTTCTGCTGAGCCTTCACTCCCTCAGAGAGGCTGTATCCTGCTGCACGACGGGGAGCCGCTGTACCAGCAGCAGCTCATAGCCTGTGTCCTGTCCTCCCTGCAGAGCCTGAACTCTGGGGATGCTCTGCTGTTGCCTGTGCTTTCTGCCTTCACCCGTGTCACAGCAGCTGTTGTTCTCtgcctgcatgtgtgttttcacTCAGTTACATTCAGGCATCCTCCACCCTCAGGCGTAGGGACAGTTCTTGTATGTGTTGGCTTCTGCCCTGAATCTGCTGCACAGATACTTCCTGTTCTCACTGATGTCCATGACTGCATGGGTCAATTGttcagaggagaggagaggtcaGGGAAAAACCTGCAGTCCGAGTGTGGCACACAGGTGCTGCAGTTTGTTACCATGGAGGAGCTGCTCACAGGAGGACTGACAGAGTTCTTGTGGACGATGAACTCTGAAATCATCCAACAGAAGCTTCATTTGCTCATGTAA